Proteins co-encoded in one Papaver somniferum cultivar HN1 chromosome 5, ASM357369v1, whole genome shotgun sequence genomic window:
- the LOC113279982 gene encoding UDP-glycosyltransferase 91C1-like, with amino-acid sequence MNTTVRVLPSSALLLLSRRLQFTIVLLFPWLAFGHIIPFLELSKSLASNGDIQISFISTPSTIKRLPPIHPPIDNLPAGCEATVDLKDGQQTQDLKIAYDLLQAPIETLLNQIKPDLIIFDLINCWIPDVGAKIDVPTAFFSVYYAPSLAFVGPPWQCKESNMERTPEYLTSVPERIPFPSRVACRYHEAVGMNEALNTKDATGLSTGDRLVKVVEGCNFVLLKSCTELYGDYVNLLKDLYQKPVLSIGLLPPHVQDSSVRSISGDSSNSEMFHWLDKQQPKTVVYVSFGSEYKMSIEEIHVLAFGLESSELPFLWVLRKPEGNQR; translated from the exons ATGAATACAACCGTCCGCGTATTACCTTCATCCGCGCTTCTGTTATTAAGCCGCCGATTACAATTTACCATAGTGCTGTTGTTTCCATGGTTAGCATTTGGTCATATTATACCATTTCTAGAGTTATCAAAGAGTTTAGCCTCAAATGGTGATATTCAGATATCTTTCATATCCACCCCAAGTACTATCAAAAGACTACCACCAATCCATCCACCAA TTGATAACTTGCCTGCGGGTTGTGAAGCAACTGTTGATTTGAAAGATGGGCAGCAAACCCAGGATCTTAAGATAGCCTATGATCTATTACAGGCGCCGATCGAGACGCTTTTAAACCAGATCAAACCAGATTTGATAATATTCGATCTTATCAACTGCTGGATACCGGACGTAGGAGCTAAAATCGATGTTCCTACTGCATTTTTCAGTGTGTATTATGCACCATCGCTTGCATTTGTTGGACCACCTTGGCAATGTAAAGAATCAAATATGGAACGCACGCCGGAGTATTTAACTTCAGTACCGGAAAGGATACCTTTTCCTTCCCGTGTTGCATGTCGATACCATGAAGCTGTCGGTATGAATGAAGCTTTGAACACTAAAGATGCAACTGGACTATCTACAGGTGACAGGCTAGTAAAAGTTGTTGAAGGCTGTAATTTCGTTTTACTCAAAAGTTGTACAGAACTTTATGGAGATTATGTGAACCTCCTCAAGGATCTCTACCAAAAACCAGTTCTATCTATTGGTTTACTACCACCTCATGTGCAGGATTCATCAGTTAGGAGCATCTCTGGTGATTCTAGCAACTCTGAAATGTTTCATTGGCTGGacaaacaacaaccaaaaacCGTTGTTTATGTGTCATTTGGAAGTGAGTACAAAATGAGTATTGAAGAAATTCATGTACTAGCATTTGGATTGGAATCTTCCGAGTTACCGTTCTTGTGGGTACTTAGGAAACCAGAAGGGAATCAGAGGTAG